In one Gossypium hirsutum isolate 1008001.06 chromosome D09, Gossypium_hirsutum_v2.1, whole genome shotgun sequence genomic region, the following are encoded:
- the LOC121220754 gene encoding uncharacterized protein, with protein MSGSEIARKIRNYLTELEAAKKEKPTIHTSDSYQQIFKRGKATVQFDAAFDSQTSTSASGLLAWNEEGKILASLAVLHSNIEDPFTAEAHAGLQAINLGIRLGINKMEIMGDSKTVIKKCQCFNTDRSIIGAIIRDIRNRKERYEEIMFSFIPKAKNIYAHTIATEALKRSESFYLEKGVPEMIRRELERRGLKPPN; from the coding sequence ATGTCAGGATCAGAAATAGCAAGGAAAATTAGAAACTATCTAACAGAACTCGAagcagcaaaaaaagaaaaacctaccATTCACACTTCTGACAGTTATCAGCAGATCTTCAAAAGGGGAAAAGCAACAGTTCAGTTTGATGCAGCGTTTGATAGCCAGACGTCCACATCGGCATCGGGGCTATTAGCCTGGAACGAGGAAGGGAAAATCCTTGCGTCACTAGCAGTTCTTCACTCCAACATCGAAGATCCATTCACAGCAGAGGCTCATGCAGGATTACAAGCAATCAATCTAGGTATTAGGTTGGGAATCAACAAAATGGAGATAATGGGCGACTCAAAAACAGTTATCAAAAAGTGTCAATGTTTCAATACAGATAGATCGATCATTGGAGCAATAATCAGAGATATACGGAACCGGAAAGAGAGATACGAGGAGATTATGTTTTCTTTTATCCCAAAAGCAAAAAACATCTACGCTCACACCATTGCTACAGAGGCTCTTAAGAGAAGTGAAAGTTTTTACTTGGAGAAGGGAGTACCGGAGATGATCCGTCGAGAGCTGGAGAGGCGCGGACTAAAACCTCCTAACTGA